The region ACCGTCTTCGGAAGATTCGAGAGGATACTAAGGCCACTATCAAGGTAATTGGTTTATAATATCACTAAAATCTAAATCAAGTACATCTTTGTTTACTATTTATTTTTGCATCCGCATTTGGGGGTTCAACATTGTTTATGGGGTTATCCGTGTGtgtgtcaatatatatatatatatatatatatatatatatatatatatatatatatatatagagagagagagagagaaagaggtaagttcaattgagaaaataaaaaatattgagaattgaggaatcattctcagccacttatTTATTTTTGTCGCAAAAACCTCCGTCGTACCAGCGGAAATGGAAAGAaatacacatgtgttttccaacaaaacatgttttctTAAACTCTTaagatatacaaaaacatagtttttttcggttttttttaatttataaaaagctatttttatcgaaaaatgtttttaaatataccaaaattcattattttttattctctacaaatagacatccatattgatatagttttaagataaaataaaaaatttatttttttatattttcagctatcgttattcataagtgaataaaaatgcacCAAATTTTtgctacagtacattcgttattcatttatgaataaaaatatataattaatttttttataatttaaatatcatGTATActagttattcatatatgaataacaaattaactataacaaaattttgataaatattttattcatatatgaatataaaatatgaGGACAAATAATAACGTTTATTCAAATATAAATAGAATATATGACGAAACATTgtgtaaaatatatattttaagtaagaaaacattattaagtgtcatatttatatatgaacgatatttaaactataaaaaaagttaagcatacgttttattcataagtaaataaCGAATGTGCTGAATagtattcacttatgaataacgagagctgaaactctaaaaaaaattaaattttttattttatcttaaaattatatcaatatggatgtatatttatagagaataaaaaattatgaattttgatatactTAAAAGAATTTGTGGATAAAATGGCtttctaaaaatcaaaaaaacaaaaaaaaaatgtctttgtgtatattaaggtaatgGTTAGCATAGTTCAATGAAATATGTTTGGTTGTGAAAACATGTTTATCCGTTGTCCATTTTCCctcgttctcaaccttttttctcaattgaaccctcctctctttctctctctctccctctctctctctctctctctctctctatatatatatatatatatatatatatatatatatatatatatatatatatatatatatagagagagagagagagaagaaaaaaaaaaaaaagagagagagagagagagttctgCGCAACATAGGATAAATATACATTACATCGATTCATGATCTATTAATTAGGAGACATTGAAAAGAGGAAATAATCTGAAAATGGAACATGAAAGATAACATGATGAATGTTtagaaagttatgttttttacCCTTAATTCTTTCTTTATTTgcaatgttttaattgttattacataaaaatatatgtgTGACATTGCATATGAGTTATGCACAAATATGTGAACTTAAGTATCGATCACAACAGTCGATCCAACCATACACTCGTAAAATATCGATCACAACgatttatgtataatgatatattttatatGGCTTAattcttaatttcaatgtttaatatttgaaagttcatatatgaaaccttagatgttttggtgtaatataaatagtgtaatacaaagtttattagttcaatattgtttattaatagctcatttaaaacaacttatttcttattttatgcaaaaaaaaatattatcggacataagaaaagtagattatattaatgttatacaaaaacttataatatatattgatattataaaagtaaaagtaaagtttatgAGGTATAGactatattagatagtatcaaaatataagttgatggatttttatgttatttgataattcggttaatgtccaaaacatgactaaaaacataaatttcaacatatttatattttttcccataattattttaaccacttaaatgCATTCTTGTACAACGCGCAACGTTATGCCTACTATACttataaatgaagcatttttcctttcaccacattcatttgaaactctcattcatttttcctttcaccacattcatttgaaactcccatgacttttcagtttctttctaataatgattataagttggttaataaggttaaataaatgtaaaacctaaagtgtaatcatatataaactatgtatcaataataaaagaatatattttcttctacttataaagttatgtttttaacttttaacatattagacttaatttattaggtctaatatattgttgtatgtaaatctctatcattttaaaactacaacttttgaacaatttgtataaaatatttaaattgttaatttaaatataaccttacataatcaacttaaatataatttttaattcaACTAAACAAcctaaaaatattttgtaaatagttaaaaattataaattgtagtgtctttctaataatgattataagttagttAATTAGATTAAAtgagtatcaaacctaaagtgtaatcataaataaactaaatttcaatattaaaataatattgtttacttctacttataaagttatgtctttaacttttaatatattatacttaatttattagatttaatatattgttgtatgtaaaccattatctatttaaaactacaacttttgaacattttggacaaaataattaaattgttaatttaaatataatattacaaggtcaacttcaatataaatttcagttccacttaaaaaacccaaagaatattttgtgaatagttaaaaaatgataaattgtagtgcaaAATgcgaaaactaaattgtaatatcaatttaactaaaatatttcctaaagatatttttataatcgttaaaagttttcaaataagtagcttaaaataacttacaataacaatagttaaaaataagtctatacaaattattatattgttacctttaaaatcaaaaaacaatgtttgatgttttaaataattataatgatcgAAATTAAAaagttaagcaaataaattttaaaaaattaattaaaaataacaacaactataaataacattaaaccatatattatatttaattttatttataagtaattcgcgggtagaagtcattcaaatggTTGAGATGATtcagttataatatatatatatatatatatatatatatatatatataattgatataatatattaattattttgaattatatgataatatatatacatatatatatatatatatatatatatatatatatataattcaaaataattaatatattatatcaatttattatacgaattattatatcaaatttaacaattttattgttaaatttaaaaacatatatttgtaaagatttcaactataaaggtgtttctgcgcaacacgcgggcattcgcctaatgTGTGTGTCACACACacaagtgtgtatatatatatatatatatatatatatatatatatatatatatatatatatatatatatatatatatataactccatATCCTAGTTTCCCTATTTTATTCCCTATTttattcctctctctctctctctctctctcctctcctctctctctctctctctctctctctctctctctctctctctctctctctcctctctctctcctctctctctctctctctctctctctctctctctctctctctccaagacAAAACACAAGCTTCTTACTGGTTGTACTTAACAAAACAAACTTCATTTTTATCATATTACCTTTCTTTCTGTTTGTATGTGTAATCTTCAAACACGAAACACATACACACTATCTCCAAcatattttatttttggttttcaaCTTCAATATTGTTTAGTTCCCCATCTACCAAACAACAACGGTTTTGATCCATGTGTAGCCCAACACAATCTTCCTCATCCAAAATTGTCGTTTCCAAGAATACCCTTTTCAAGAATCTCAACAACAAACCCCCAAAATCTATGGAAGATCCTCATCACCAACTTCAGGGATGGCCAACCCCTTCTCAGGTAACAATCATTTTTCAATTCCCATGATTAAAAATTTCATTGCAATGCACGGACCAAGTTGTTGTACGGTACAACCCATATGTAATTAAGTTTCGTTTTGAATATTTTAATTTTAGAGATCGATCATTCGATCGAAAAGCTTCTTTCTGTATTCGTATTAGCCACCCTTTTGACGGAACAACCTTTTCCGGTAATTGAAAATTAATATACGTAATGGTTTCTTCTAAAATAATGTTTAATTCCGCTATCAATCCTTTTTTCAATGAATATTTATAGATAAGTTTCAATTTTAGTTGGTTTTAGACTTTTAGTGAACCCCTTTTGAGGTAACAAGCTTTTCCCATAACAAATTAATTaaagcataaaaaataaaaataaaaaagacttTCGATCTGGAAATTAAAATGCATGGATACACGTTTTTTACAAACACATCACAAAAACAAAATTTCCATCTTCCATTTTACATAGAAAATTAAGTTTCATCGATGTTTTAAGTTTTTGTACAGGCCTTAGAGGAAATGAAAGCCATTGGAAAGATCTCAGGACCGACAGCCATGACTGGTTTACTACTGTACTCAAGAGCCATGATCTCCATGCTTTTCCTTGGGTACCTCGGCGAGCTTGAGCTCGCAGGAGGGTCTCTCTCTATCGGGTTCGCAAACATCACCGGCTACTCAGTCATCTCGGGGTTAGCCATGGGCATGGAACCCATTTGTGGTCAAGCATATGGTGCGAAACAAATGAAACTCTTAGGTCTAACTCTGCAGAGAACAGTTCTTTTGCTCCTCTcaacttctcttccaatctcTTTCATGTGGCTTAACATGAAGACAATCTTGTTATGGTGTGGCCAAGATGAAGACATCTCCGAAACGGCTCAAACTTTCATTGTTTTCGCGATCCCGGATCTCTTTGTTTTGTCCCTTTTACACCCTCTTCGTGTTTATCTCCGGACACAAAACATTACTCTGCCATTAACTTGCTGTTCGGCTGTTTCTGTGCTTCTTCATGTACCGTTGAATTATTTGCTGGTGGGGTACTTCCAGATGGGAGTTTCTGgggtggcggtggcggtggtcATCACTAATTTAAACTTGTTATTCCTTCTGACCACCGTCGTTTACCTCACAGGCGTCCACCGGGATTCATGGGTGTCGCCGAGCATTGACTGTTTACGCGGTTGGTGGTCGTTGCTGGCACTTGCGATTCCCACGTGTGTGTCCGTGTGTTTAGAGTGGTGGTGGTATGAATTGATGATAATATTATGTGGATTATTGTCAAGCCCTAGGGCCACCGTCGCATCAATGGGGATTCTTATTCAAACAACGTCGTTAGTTTACGTTTTTCCGTCGGCGTTGAGTCTTGGGGTTTCAACAAGAGTTGGGAACGAGCTCGGAGCTAACCGGCCCGCCAAAGCACGTGTTTCAATGATCGTTTCGCTCGTTTGCGCCGCCGGGATGGGTTTTACGGCAATGTTGTTTACTACATTGATGAGAGATCGGTGGGGGAGACTTTTCACCGCAGATGCAGAGATTCTTGAGCTCACATCGATGGTATTGCCGGTGGCTGGACTATGCGAGCTCGGGAACTGCCCTCAGACCACCGGTTGCGGTGTTTTGAGAGGTAGTGCACGCCCAACCGTGGGAGCTAATATTAATTTGGGATCATTTTATTTGGTGGGGATGCCGGTAGCTATAGTGATGGGGTTTGCCGTGAAAATGGGATTCGCCGGATTTTGGCTGGGATTGCTTGCAGCCCAGGGAACATGTGTCTTGCTCATGCTGTATGTTCTTTTTACAACGGATTGGATTGTTCAAGTGGAAAGAGCCAGAGAACTGGCAAAAccatcaccttcttcttcttcttcttgtttacCGGCTAATCCGTTATTCACAGCGACCAGCTGCAAGGATAATGCTAAAATCTCAATGGAaccaaatcttgaagaaatcATATCAATATCTACCCAAGATGAGGTTGAGTTGCAGGTGAAGGCAGATTGTTTTTCACTTGAAACACACCCTCTCATTGTTGATCACCACTAAACTCACTATTTTACCTTACAAAATTGTAGAGCAGTGAGTGCCCTTTTTGTGAAGATTGTATTCGACACCCGTTAATTGGTTGCGTTATGATAATTAGAATTGTAATTAGAGAATCAGCATAGTTGCATCATAATGGTCTAACTCGCACCATGTCGTTGTCTTTCAATAATTAGCATGGCATGTCTAGTTGTCTTTCAAATTCTATAGCATTCAATAAAATGAATCATAGAGTTCAATATCAATTTAGACTTCAATGAAAAacttaaaatatttataaattagTTTGCTAATGTTCCATATCAATTTTTATAGAGTCAATGGATCATAggaaaatattaatattaaattttatagATTTTAATACATTTGTGGATTAGAATGTGTAGTTGATATTAGTGAATTAAGTATAGTGGATGCAAATAACGTATTTAATGTCAATAGCTAATTAACTTGCTGATTGAAAATtccacaaaattttcaatttttattaaacTTTTTTTAATCCATTATAGCAATTAATTGGTAAaatcatgtgaaaaaaaaaataaagcttAAGTGACAATCTATCAAATTTTGTAGAAGTAATAcgttttaatttattaaattcaaatatattaaaatgCAAAGTTGATATTCAATTGTCGACCTTTTAACTATTTA is a window of Lactuca sativa cultivar Salinas chromosome 1, Lsat_Salinas_v11, whole genome shotgun sequence DNA encoding:
- the LOC111894748 gene encoding protein DETOXIFICATION 48-like isoform X1, with the protein product MCSPTQSSSSKIVVSKNTLFKNLNNKPPKSMEDPHHQLQGWPTPSQALEEMKAIGKISGPTAMTGLLLYSRAMISMLFLGYLGELELAGGSLSIGFANITGYSVISGLAMGMEPICGQAYGAKQMKLLGLTLQRTVLLLLSTSLPISFMWLNMKTILLWCGQDEDISETAQTFIVFAIPDLFVLSLLHPLRVYLRTQNITLPLTCCSAVSVLLHVPLNYLLVGYFQMGVSGVAVAVVITNLNLLFLLTTVVYLTGVHRDSWVSPSIDCLRGWWSLLALAIPTCVSVCLEWWWYELMIILCGLLSSPRATVASMGILIQTTSLVYVFPSALSLGVSTRVGNELGANRPAKARVSMIVSLVCAAGMGFTAMLFTTLMRDRWGRLFTADAEILELTSMVLPVAGLCELGNCPQTTGCGVLRGSARPTVGANINLGSFYLVGMPVAIVMGFAVKMGFAGFWLGLLAAQGTCVLLMLYVLFTTDWIVQVERARELAKPSPSSSSSCLPANPLFTATSCKDNAKISMEPNLEEIISISTQDEVELQVKADCFSLETHPLIVDHH
- the LOC111894748 gene encoding protein DETOXIFICATION 48-like isoform X2 — encoded protein: MANPFSVFVQALEEMKAIGKISGPTAMTGLLLYSRAMISMLFLGYLGELELAGGSLSIGFANITGYSVISGLAMGMEPICGQAYGAKQMKLLGLTLQRTVLLLLSTSLPISFMWLNMKTILLWCGQDEDISETAQTFIVFAIPDLFVLSLLHPLRVYLRTQNITLPLTCCSAVSVLLHVPLNYLLVGYFQMGVSGVAVAVVITNLNLLFLLTTVVYLTGVHRDSWVSPSIDCLRGWWSLLALAIPTCVSVCLEWWWYELMIILCGLLSSPRATVASMGILIQTTSLVYVFPSALSLGVSTRVGNELGANRPAKARVSMIVSLVCAAGMGFTAMLFTTLMRDRWGRLFTADAEILELTSMVLPVAGLCELGNCPQTTGCGVLRGSARPTVGANINLGSFYLVGMPVAIVMGFAVKMGFAGFWLGLLAAQGTCVLLMLYVLFTTDWIVQVERARELAKPSPSSSSSCLPANPLFTATSCKDNAKISMEPNLEEIISISTQDEVELQVKADCFSLETHPLIVDHH